In Rutidosis leptorrhynchoides isolate AG116_Rl617_1_P2 chromosome 2, CSIRO_AGI_Rlap_v1, whole genome shotgun sequence, one genomic interval encodes:
- the LOC139889294 gene encoding uncharacterized protein gives MNWLSLNIGGGMFSKDKQNWVRKLCNENSISVLGLQETKMISLNYFAVKAFWGNFHFKVASSCARGRSGGIVTLLDPRFFTSSRVISFDNLLIVQGSFVNSSSVFYLINVYAPQPLHLKKHLWLFINNFMTSNGGDYIFFGDFNSVRTPSERMGTNFCQRTADAFNDFIITGNLVDIPLGGRAYTRVNKAFTKRAKLDIFLVSNGFLCAFPHLTGTIISNLWSDHCPILLRNKMLDYGPSPFRLFKSWFEFDGFEDTVINTWNDVNTYLSSNPHIRLKDKLKRVKIALKAWHSDIRTKAIFDKKTLLNQLDDIDSQLNASVNPTNLVVLRSTILKDLAFLESVESANLAQKNKKLAICLGDENSSFFHTSLNRKRRKDQINGIMHNGNWETSPLLVKKVFVDFFF, from the coding sequence ATGAATTGGTTATCATTGAATATTGGAGGCGGGATGTTTTCTAAAGATAAACAAAATTGGGTCAGAAAGTTGTGTAATGAAAATTCTATTTCAGTACTCGGCTTACAAGAAACTAAGATGATTTCCCTCAATTATTTTGCCGTAAAAGCTTTTTGGGGTAACTTTCATTTCAAAGTTGCTTCCTCTTGTGCTCGTGGTCGTTCAGGGGGAATTGTTACTTTATTGGATCCGCGATTCTTTACTAGTTCTCGGGTTATATCTTTTGATAACTTGCTTATTGTGCAAGGTTCCTTCGTAAATAGCTCTTCCGTTTTTTACCTTATTAATGTATATGCACCTCAGCCGTTGCATCTAAAGAAACATTTATGGTTGTTTATAAACAACTTCATGACTTCTAATGGAGGGGATTATATTTTCTTTGGTGATTTTAACTCGGTGAGAACTCCGTCTGAAAGAATGGGTACCAACTTTTGTCAACGGACTGCGGATGCTTTCAATGACTTCATTATTACTGGGAATCTCGTTGATATTCCGTTGGGAGGTAGAGCTTACACTCGAGTTAATAAAGCGTTCACCAAACGAGCCAAGTTGGACATATTTCTTGTTTCCAACGGTTTTCTTTGCGCTTTTCCTCACTTGACCGGTACCATTATTTCTAATTTGTGGTCAGACCATTGTCCCATCTTGCTCCGTAATAAGATGCTCGATTATGGTCCTTCTCCGTTCCGGCTATTCAAGTCTTGGTTCGAGTTTGATGGTTTTGAAGACACTGTCATCAACACTTGGAATGATGTCAATACTTATTTAAGTTCTAACCCGCATATACGTCTCAAGGATAAACTGAAGAGGGTAAAAATAGCTTTGAAGGCATGGCATTCTGACATTCGTACAAAGGCTATTTTTGATAAAAAGACTCTTTTGAATCAACTTGACGACATTGACTCGCAACTTAACGCCAGTGTCAATCCGACAAATCTTGTTGTTTTAAGGTCAACTATCCTAAAAGATTTGGCCTTCCTGGAGTCGGTAGAATCTGCCAATTTAGCTCAAAAAAATAAGAAGCTTGCAATCTGTTTAGGTGATGAGAATTCATCTTTCTTTCACACATCTTTAAACAGAAAAAGAAGAAAGGACCAAATCAATGGAATTATGCACAATGGAAATTGGGAAACATCTCCTCTGCTGGTGAAAAAAGTATTTGTGGACTTTTTTTtctaa